The Lutzomyia longipalpis isolate SR_M1_2022 chromosome 2, ASM2433408v1 DNA window ACTGTAGGGaggaaaagataaattttttaaaagattttaattattcaggaaaatttaaaagcatttttcagTAAATTCTAAAGTTCAGTCTTCacttaaaaagattttttaaaaaaaatattctataagattctttttcttgtctttcagTTTTTAAATCTAGagaataaaatacattatcttgcaaaaatatattgataGAGTAGATAAATCTAGCATAAAGGTTTCTGTTTAGGAATAGAATTGCTTTTGATTCCCCTTCGTATTTTAGCACCCCTTTATTTCTCCTTGTTACACACTGTCTAACTTCACGAGGGGATTTTTTCTACTTGACAGTGTACAAATTCAGGGGTTGAATGAGACTCAGAGCCAGTGTATAAGCTCTGTAAATGAGGGTAGATATATTGTGAAGGGGAAGGCATGGAGAATACACTGCCAATACCTTCTACAGGAGAGTTTTTCTGAAGGAGAAATACCACTCAGTGATACACTGTCAAGCagcaaatgaatgaaatttacgGTGTAACGAGGGGTGGAAAATCTTCCTCCTTCATatgaatagaatttatttagggGAAGTATCATTGTAGGGGATGATGTGCCTTATAAAAGAGTTCAATGAGGATGTTTTCTGTTGACGAAAAAggtaaattttaaatggatgttgactatttttcttattaactATTTTTgatctaaaatttattgtctATCTCAATAGTTTCTTTTACATGCcctaatttcatttcaattggACCAAAAGTTAAGGTCTGTGTTTGATCGTCTATATCTTTTGATTGGGTTGAGATATCTTAATgcggaaaaaagcaaaatgtagaaaaactcaaaaaatttcatttgcttcattttttaaagatatctggggaaattcattaataaaaaaaaacatcacgtcattttgtttcatttttattccatattaataaattaaatgataattcTAATGCGGCATTCAATTGTCttccaagggttaaattgCATGTACTGAAAAATGACGAAGGTGACCATTTCTTTCGTTGTTGCACAATTTGGCATGATTGTGCTGCATCAcaaaagtcaaaattttacactttttttcaattcttagaataaaagaattgtaaagaaaagcCCAAATCTGTTTAATGAAACGTTAGATTTTTTGGCGCTAATTTTAGTCGGATTTCGAGCTTCAGTTTatcaagccaattttgaatCGTAGTCTTTTTCTTGATTTCCctctgaattaattaaatttcccagTCGTGTGAAGTGTCGAAAAATGAATCGTTACATGTTGCAAGAGAGCGCACAAATTGTTTGCTCGTTTCTGCGTAATAAAATCAGTCTATGCGATATATGCGAAATGAGTTTCGAGCCCGATTCCCTGGATATCCATTGCCGGATAGAAGGACCGTTTGACGACTTATTAATCGTTTTGAAGCCAGTGGGACGGTGAATGATGCGCCAAGGAGTGAAATTGTGGAAAGTATGCGAGAATGCGTTCGCAACGGCCCAAACACTTCCACTCGGAAACGTGCCGCTCAATTGAGAACATCTAGAACAACCTTGCGCAGGGTTCTTCCCTGTTTAAAGATGTTCCAGTACAAGGTACAGCAAACCCATCCACTCCAAAAGATATAGACAATCAAAAACACACCTTAACTTTTGGCCCAACTTGTATTACTGAAATTTTACCAAAATTACTATACACAGATAAACTTTGCAGTCAACTTAAAAGAAAGTTTGAAGTTATAGAACAAacataaaacttaaattttttctgcATATTCTCTAGAAATCTTTCCACTTTCACTCTTATTCAAATGAATGAATAGAAAAGAATCTTTAGACTTtcataaaaagaagttttttcttaaaatttttatttgtaccatagcttcattaaagaaaattatgaacaagattgaaaatattcaagagaATTCTCAAGAGAACTCCTttcaattaaggaaaatttaaggaattgtTTGTTCTTGTTTTCCACTCAAAGAAATCAAGAATTTCACgaattaaaactatttttcgtGCTTTCCTGCATGATTAACATACAGTTCGCGCGCTCAATTGCAGTCAAATTAGCACCCACCCAATACAAAACGAAAGTGATGccaaaaattagcaaaatctTCCTAAatgaattgtaaataaaatgaatactCACTGTGCTACACAATGGGCTGCCGTGAGAACGTGCTGACTATCGATGAGGGATCCCCCACAGAATTGTCGTCCACCATTGAAGAGTACTGCAATCCATGGCCACTCATTGGGATCGGCATTGTGTCCACCGACAATCCTCTCAGAGTCCTGGTAGCCATTTTTCACGCCACAATTCGTGTTGATTCCCGATGGGGGAGCCTGAGGGGCTTGTGGGGCTGTTGTCGTTGTGCTGGGACGCGTGGGCAGGGCGGGACTTGGTGTGGTTGTTGGAGGCCACTGGAAGACGGGAGGACGTGTGGGCCAGGTTGTGGCAACGCTGGGGCGTTTTGTTGTGGGTTTCGTGGCTGCAGGGGCAACGGGGACACCGGCTATGGGTACCCCAGCAATGGGCCCTCCGGCAACACCACCAGTGATCCATGGTGGATGCGTAGCGGGTGTGTGATTTGGTGGATGTGTCGGTACAGGTGGGGGCCACACGCCGGGACTCTTGTTTGCATCTGGTTTATCTTCTGGCTTTTCCATCTCTTCGGTTTCCTCCTCATTTGGCTTCTCTGGAGCTTCGGGTTTTGTCATTTCCTCTTCCTCCGTTGATGGTGCCGTTGTGGATGGGGGTAGAGTAATGGGATTTGTACAGCAGACACCAAATGcctttgcaaaaagaaaaaaaacaagacaaGACAGTCTTTTAAATGCCGATGAAATAATTATGGATGTGGGTCATTAAAAATGGGAGCGAgcaaacaaaattattaacgatcaggcatttaaaaaaagaattaaattctccacagaaattttgcttaaatattgatgaaaatctTCCACAGACAGACCAACTGTTTCTGCAGACACGTTTGTCTCTCTATGGGATGGAAGAAAGTGTTCTTGTTTTGTGGATTTTGCttattctattattttacTCACAGGTGAGCCTTTGGCGTCAAAATAGGTGCAGGTGTCGTAGTTTCCAAGTACCCAGGATTCCCAGAGTCCCAAATTGGGTAGCTTAAAGTAGGGGTAGCAATGTTTGACGGACGTGCAGAAGCCCAAATGGCCACGAGATGTGAGGCATGCACTTCCCTCTTGGATAACATTCCCCCAAATTGTTGTCTCTCGCGTGGGTAGACCAAGTACCTGCCTTGGAGTCCTCTGAGCAGCTACAGAACAATCACACAagaagaaatcataaaaaatcgCGGAAGGTCATTGCGCGGGGAATTTTTGGCGCGAACGCAAATAATGGCGGGAAAAGAGGACGGGGGAAAGGAGAAACAGTTATTTTGTATCACTCTTTCTCCgtggaaattgcaattttattcctttcttGCCAATTTAACGATATATCCACATCCAACGTCCAATTAGTTGGATGCGCGCGAGATAAGCACCACCAAAGAGAGCCAGCCTCTCCCTGATTCTCTCAACCTGGGGATGGGTAAACGAAAGATTAAACAGAGAGagactgaaaaaaaagtaatccAGATTTCTTCGGTATGGCGCGCAAAATATTTGCAGCAATAATCGCGCGGTGGtcatttattgtttttaatatcAATAAGAACCGGTTGACACACTAAAATGGATTGAGTGGCACTTTTATATCCAGGTGTGTGACTTCTTTCGCCGgagattttattggaatttcgCACAAATTCGCAGCGATAAACtgtacagtttttttttctgttcttcCTCTTCACAAT harbors:
- the LOC129790699 gene encoding transmembrane protease serine 9-like, which codes for MKLIVLLVIFCAKAQHLYGDTMEMDDSIVIHAAQRTPRQVLGLPTRETTIWGNVIQEGSACLTSRGHLGFCTSVKHCYPYFKLPNLGLWESWVLGNYDTCTYFDAKGSPAFGVCCTNPITLPPSTTAPSTEEEEMTKPEAPEKPNEEETEEMEKPEDKPDANKSPGVWPPPVPTHPPNHTPATHPPWITGGVAGGPIAGVPIAGVPVAPAATKPTTKRPSVATTWPTRPPVFQWPPTTTPSPALPTRPSTTTTAPQAPQAPPSGINTNCGVKNGYQDSERIVGGHNADPNEWPWIAVLFNGGRQFCGGSLIDSQHVLTAAHCVAHMSSWDVARLTVQLGDHNIRSATEVVHETRHVKRVVRHRGFDSRTLYDDIALLTLDRPVTFSSSIRPICLPPSNDVRSYNGKTAVAIGWGSLRENGPQPSILQEVSIPIWSNEQCARKYGSAAPAGITQNMLCAGQDNRDSCSGDSGGPLMVNDGKWTQVGVVSWGIGCGKGQYPGVYTRVSNFMPWIMKNLS